One part of the Paenibacillus silvisoli genome encodes these proteins:
- a CDS encoding cyclase family protein, which translates to MRFLDITGPIRQGMWSYGAPLPPVEIERVADLRREGWSGHKLLLNTLSGTYLETADHLFEGREQIADVPPERLISRAVVAQLPDKGPLETITAAELSEAVRGRLRPGDALLVSTGWDRNWDEERFVTECPYFEPEAMEWVVRQDVSLLGLDVPCVQDPRDDDGSLNRLFFQRDRLLLAPLTGLRAAGEAPARLIALPLLIPGVCGTPCRAILERLSDPQEP; encoded by the coding sequence ATGCGGTTTCTTGATATAACCGGTCCGATCCGGCAGGGGATGTGGTCGTATGGCGCGCCGCTGCCGCCCGTCGAGATCGAGCGGGTCGCCGATTTGCGGCGCGAGGGCTGGAGCGGCCACAAGCTGCTGCTGAACACGCTGTCCGGCACGTATCTGGAAACGGCGGATCATTTGTTCGAAGGCCGCGAGCAAATCGCGGACGTGCCGCCTGAGCGATTGATCAGCCGGGCGGTCGTTGCGCAGCTTCCGGACAAAGGCCCGCTTGAAACGATCACGGCCGCAGAGCTGTCGGAAGCCGTTCGCGGCCGGCTGCGCCCGGGCGATGCGCTTCTCGTGTCGACGGGGTGGGACCGCAACTGGGACGAGGAACGCTTTGTAACGGAATGCCCTTATTTCGAGCCCGAGGCGATGGAGTGGGTCGTTAGACAGGACGTGTCGCTCCTGGGACTGGACGTTCCGTGCGTGCAAGACCCGCGCGATGACGACGGGAGCTTGAACCGGCTGTTTTTCCAGCGGGACCGACTGCTGCTTGCGCCGCTTACGGGCTTGCGCGCGGCGGGAGAGGCGCCAGCTCGGCTAATCGCGCTTCCGCTGCTCATTCCGGGCGTGTGCGGAACGCCTTGCCGCGCCATATTGGAGAGGCTCTCCGACCCGCAAGAGCCCTAG
- a CDS encoding polysaccharide deacetylase family protein: MQMARVGVLLDRQSAERRWKAEINVFDGYIVELLSAFRIPCTMMEDIDELDGNNLDILIAGHTEHSRPLMTKLLDFVREGGVLLSYGGLNPLAGQLGFRCAAKLSFGYAKLGESDADELPLRFASATPWAQADPSAGSGQSAVPSGQLSAGSPEGPQSGPAAWTIPLGSGFIERWAIDIAQSIVTFQQGTGPVWEDGIPAGDGTGEVNEGILKADDAIAMNWQYDRQHTAGAGVPFFAYPYADLWKGHVVGQLLRWSLTLGKTLPFAGFWPIGVSSIATISHDSDVNDDIHAGSTLDLLAECGIRTTWCMLEPGYGADVYERVKLDGHELAFHYNALDEDGGKWGREEFLRQQEWLKSAAHLDRITTNKNHYTRFEGWGELFEWCEQAGISADQTRGPSKRGNVGFLFGTCHPYFPMASFSDRNRLYDVLEIGFLTQDVGHPQVADPSVIEPFLDRVATVRGVAHFLFHQIHIHERETVRDALRTVVNEAKRKGFAFWTSRQIDDWVRSRRSVSVAGVDAAGVPILRHSPERSQTAGEMEWFIPVLNDPAGSDRERASLVSMFGVSCLRWTRQP; encoded by the coding sequence ATGCAAATGGCGCGAGTCGGCGTGCTGCTGGATCGCCAATCGGCGGAGCGCCGATGGAAGGCCGAAATAAACGTGTTTGACGGCTACATCGTCGAGCTGTTATCCGCCTTTCGGATCCCCTGCACGATGATGGAGGATATAGACGAACTGGATGGCAATAATCTTGATATTCTGATCGCCGGCCATACGGAGCATTCACGGCCTTTGATGACCAAGCTGCTCGATTTTGTCCGAGAAGGCGGGGTGCTCCTCTCCTACGGCGGGCTGAATCCGTTAGCCGGGCAGCTTGGCTTCCGCTGCGCGGCCAAATTGTCGTTCGGGTATGCGAAGCTGGGAGAATCGGACGCTGACGAGCTTCCGCTTCGATTCGCAAGCGCTACCCCGTGGGCGCAGGCCGATCCTTCGGCAGGAAGCGGGCAATCCGCCGTGCCGAGCGGCCAGCTTTCGGCGGGTTCACCCGAAGGACCGCAGTCCGGTCCGGCTGCTTGGACGATCCCGCTCGGCAGCGGCTTCATCGAACGATGGGCGATCGATATCGCCCAGTCGATCGTTACGTTCCAGCAAGGCACCGGTCCGGTCTGGGAGGATGGCATACCGGCCGGCGACGGGACCGGAGAGGTCAACGAAGGCATCCTGAAAGCCGATGACGCCATTGCGATGAATTGGCAATACGATCGGCAGCATACCGCAGGCGCAGGAGTTCCGTTCTTCGCTTATCCGTATGCCGATCTGTGGAAAGGGCATGTGGTCGGGCAACTGCTGCGATGGAGTTTGACGCTTGGGAAGACGCTGCCCTTCGCCGGCTTTTGGCCCATAGGCGTCAGCAGCATCGCTACGATTTCGCACGACAGCGACGTGAACGATGACATCCATGCCGGCAGCACGCTTGATCTGCTTGCCGAATGCGGCATCCGCACGACATGGTGCATGCTGGAGCCCGGCTATGGGGCCGATGTATACGAGCGCGTGAAGCTGGACGGACATGAGCTGGCATTTCACTACAACGCGCTTGACGAAGACGGCGGCAAGTGGGGGCGCGAGGAGTTTCTCAGACAGCAGGAATGGTTGAAGAGCGCCGCTCATCTGGATCGGATTACGACGAACAAAAACCACTATACCCGTTTCGAGGGCTGGGGAGAGCTGTTCGAGTGGTGCGAGCAGGCGGGCATTTCGGCGGATCAGACGAGAGGACCGAGCAAGAGAGGGAATGTCGGCTTTCTCTTCGGTACTTGCCATCCGTACTTTCCGATGGCAAGCTTCTCAGACCGGAACAGGCTGTACGATGTGCTCGAAATCGGATTTTTAACGCAGGACGTCGGACATCCTCAAGTCGCCGATCCGAGCGTGATCGAGCCTTTTCTCGATCGGGTGGCGACCGTGCGCGGCGTCGCGCATTTTCTGTTCCATCAAATCCATATCCATGAGAGGGAGACCGTGCGCGATGCTCTGCGGACCGTGGTTAACGAAGCCAAGAGGAAAGGGTTCGCGTTCTGGACCTCTCGGCAAATTGACGATTGGGTCAGGTCCAGACGATCGGTTTCGGTCGCAGGCGTGGATGCCGCAGGCGTTCCGATTCTTCGGCATTCGCCTGAGCGCTCGCAAACTGCCGGGGAGATGGAATGGTTTATACCGGTCTTAAACGACCCTGCCGGGAGTGACCGCGAGCGTGCCTCATTAGTAAGCATGTTCGGAGTAAGCTGCTTGCGCTGGACGAGGCAGCCATAA
- a CDS encoding MerR family transcriptional regulator, translating into MDAVRHYTMEDITERLGVTARTLHYYEEIGLLTSVSRTEGRHRVYDEEMVARIEHILRLKLALGASLQEIRDILQAEEELDRLRATFYGDAITDAERGRILDEATVRLQDIIAHIDERMGKLSVLRQSFAERLERANGLKGGSE; encoded by the coding sequence ATGGATGCAGTTCGCCACTATACGATGGAAGACATCACGGAGCGGCTTGGCGTAACGGCAAGAACGCTCCATTACTATGAGGAAATCGGTCTGCTCACATCCGTTTCGCGAACGGAGGGCAGGCATCGCGTTTACGATGAAGAGATGGTCGCGCGCATCGAGCATATTTTGCGGCTGAAGCTGGCGCTCGGCGCGTCGCTGCAGGAGATTCGCGATATTTTGCAGGCGGAGGAAGAGCTTGATCGGCTGAGAGCCACGTTCTACGGGGATGCGATCACCGATGCGGAACGCGGACGTATTCTGGATGAAGCGACCGTGCGGCTGCAGGACATTATCGCCCATATCGACGAACGAATGGGGAAGCTGAGCGTGCTCAGGCAAAGCTTTGCCGAGCGTCTTGAGCGCGCAAACGGGCTGAAGGGCGGTTCAGAGTAA
- a CDS encoding MFS transporter: MDESRKWWILSVTSLGSLLSALNFSTLIIALPDLLKGLHASLLQAMWVMLAYMVAQTVMVLMAGSLADRFGRKRVYIAGMLLFTVVSLAAGFADDAPLLIVLRILQGIGGAMVMANSTAIVADAFPREELGKALGINIMVIAVGQIIGPVLGGWLTTAFGWEWTFWFNVPFGVIGVLWGLGVMGMKDDKIAAPKAGGLDFGGVITYVISVTALLIALTWGPIQSWTSPVVWISGLFFVVLFPVFLRFEKRHPNALLHLPLFTNRIFSFGIISATLNAIARMAVMFMLIFYFQGALEKDALVAGIMTIPLAAGMLVVSPLAGSLGDKYGETTPATVGLALSIFGLAGLALDTDLTTPFWHLAVYMTIISIGSGLFNSPNSSSIMNAAGAKFRGEASGIRSLTTNMGMMLSIAFSMPIVTHSIPHEAMLAIFSGTQVGMSGTESSLGGFISGLHAVFWFMAALMALAAFMSYLRATKSAVSRG, from the coding sequence ATGGATGAATCGCGAAAATGGTGGATATTATCCGTTACGAGTCTCGGCTCGTTATTATCCGCGCTTAACTTTAGTACGCTTATTATCGCGCTGCCGGATTTGCTGAAAGGACTTCATGCTTCGCTGCTGCAGGCAATGTGGGTCATGCTGGCTTACATGGTTGCGCAGACCGTCATGGTGCTGATGGCCGGCTCGCTGGCCGACCGGTTCGGGCGCAAGCGGGTTTATATTGCGGGCATGCTGCTGTTTACGGTCGTCTCGTTGGCCGCCGGCTTTGCCGATGACGCGCCGCTGCTGATCGTGCTCCGCATCCTGCAGGGCATCGGCGGCGCGATGGTCATGGCGAACAGCACGGCGATCGTCGCGGATGCTTTTCCCAGGGAGGAGCTTGGCAAGGCGCTGGGCATCAATATTATGGTCATCGCGGTCGGGCAAATTATCGGACCTGTGCTCGGCGGCTGGCTCACGACGGCTTTCGGCTGGGAATGGACCTTCTGGTTCAACGTGCCGTTCGGCGTCATCGGCGTACTGTGGGGGCTTGGCGTGATGGGGATGAAGGACGACAAGATCGCCGCTCCGAAGGCGGGCGGCCTCGATTTCGGCGGCGTCATCACGTACGTCATATCCGTAACGGCGCTGCTGATCGCGCTCACATGGGGGCCGATTCAAAGCTGGACGTCGCCGGTCGTCTGGATTTCCGGACTGTTCTTCGTCGTCTTGTTCCCGGTCTTCCTGCGGTTTGAGAAGCGGCATCCGAATGCGCTGCTGCATTTGCCGTTGTTTACGAACCGCATCTTCTCCTTCGGGATTATTTCGGCAACGTTAAACGCGATCGCCAGGATGGCGGTCATGTTCATGCTGATCTTCTATTTCCAAGGCGCGCTGGAGAAAGACGCGCTGGTTGCCGGCATTATGACCATTCCGCTTGCGGCCGGCATGCTTGTCGTGTCGCCGCTCGCAGGGAGCCTCGGCGATAAATACGGGGAGACGACGCCGGCAACGGTCGGTCTCGCTTTAAGCATCTTCGGCCTCGCGGGGCTTGCGCTCGATACCGATTTGACGACGCCCTTCTGGCATCTTGCCGTCTATATGACGATTATTAGCATCGGCTCAGGGCTGTTCAACTCGCCGAACTCAAGCAGCATCATGAACGCGGCAGGGGCTAAGTTCCGCGGCGAAGCGTCCGGGATAAGGTCGCTCACGACGAATATGGGCATGATGCTCAGCATCGCGTTCTCGATGCCGATCGTGACGCACAGCATCCCGCACGAAGCGATGCTGGCGATCTTCTCGGGCACGCAGGTCGGCATGAGCGGCACCGAATCGTCGCTCGGGGGCTTTATTAGCGGCTTGCATGCCGTGTTCTGGTTTATGGCTGCTTTAATGGCGCTCGCAGCCTTCATGTCCTATTTAAGGGCGACTAAATCCGCGGTCAGCCGCGGGTAA